The Lucilia cuprina isolate Lc7/37 chromosome 5, ASM2204524v1, whole genome shotgun sequence genome includes a window with the following:
- the LOC111683127 gene encoding uncharacterized protein LOC111683127, whose amino-acid sequence MSGRRAQSLPAHMLEPAKPERGRCVTAICFSWKVITCIVSHVTLVLLVVSYCVGGAYLFQHLERPHEIEVKKGIHNLRLNLTDKIWNHSVNLSVLNDVTWTNEVKDDLQLFEKQILTAIKTNGWDGDEDVTKSQWTFAGSLFYSIIVITTIGYGHISPRTDWGKVTTIFYAIVGIPLMLLCLSNIGDVMATSFRFIYWRVCCYVCTRTSKKSRARTRQRSVKGHRYSSRSQPPPFRRSIKMSQRSGHGDNMGGGLQHAYSDPELRSAGRNDYDRDFEYERPTDRRMHRADGRGGGDRRREREREHLMNMAPPPTRGSSRYLPPYEDAHYFPEEGPSYTQTLNRGARFSSRQRNRERMRDRHTVERERHLSRSKQQFDSMEELDDLPPTKRAMSVRSVRTPNLRRDEISRESREIRELNRLNSHHNMPRGKSMPNSNARTRAKSVDPRLTAAQFEEVDEEVVRKTPIISNRYAIVEMEHRESRNKSYLRSQSMPRSAMHKNNLNHAPHSRHYDDDMTNHVNNHQGNQRHQQPRRGSLGRQTSLGPPVTNSRYGNHLELPELSNHRGQRMKRGVSPRRHDIYEEDYDESFLEEPEEHIHMSRRGRDYDDMEYYSPRSSSHRKRSPRKEKQERLPPSPRIMSPMGFAVKRQVRRRPSFDYEDDSQYGDEWSDYYGDISPKDRPVPIWLCVFLVISYILGGAALFAYWEEWSFLDSAYFCFITLTTIGFGDFVPAKGVKDESEQSIAYCSLYLLFGIALLAMSFNLVQEEFIANVKEVARRLGILKDEDDEEE is encoded by the exons gTTAAAAAAGGCATACATAACTTACGACTAAATCTAACCGATAAAATCTGGAATCATTCCGTTAATCTAAGCGTTTTAAACGATGTAACCTGGACTAATGAGGTTAAGGACGATTTACAATTGTTTGAGAAACAAATACTAACAGCGATAAAAACTAATGGCTGGGATGGCGATGAAGATGTTACAAAATCACAATGGACATTTGCTGGATCATTATTTTATTCGATTATAGTTATAACAACCATTG GTTATGGACACATTTCACCACGTACAGATTGGGGTAAAgttacaacaatattttatgcCATCGTTGGTATACCACTTATGCTTCTATGTCTTTCCAATATTGGTGATGTTATGGCCACTTCGTTTCG TTTCATATATTGGCGGGTTTGTTGTTATGTTTGTACACGAACGTCGAAAAAATCACGTGCTAGAACGCGACAACGTTCCGTCAAAGGTCATCGTTATTCATCACGTTCTCAGCCGCCTCCTTTTCGCAGATCAATTAAAATGTCACAGAGATCAGGGCATGGTGATAATATGGGAGGTGGTCTGCAGCATGCATACTCTGATCCAGAGTTGAGAAGCGCTGGCCGAAATGATTATGATCGTGATTTTGAATATGAACGTCCAACAGATCGCCGCATGCATAGAGCTGATGGTCGGGGTGGAGGTGATCGTCGACGTGAAAGGGAACGTGAACATTTAATGAATATGGCACCACCACCAACCAGAGGTAGTAGTCGTTATTTGCCACCATATGAAGACGCGCACTATTTTCCCGAAGAAGGTCCTTCCTATACACAAACCCTTAATAGGGGAGCACGTTTCAGTAGTCGTCAAAGGAATCGTGAACGTATGCGTGATCGTCATACTGTGGAAAGAGAACGTCATTTAAGTAGATCAAAACAGCAGTTTGATTCTATGGAAGAGCTAGACGATTTGCCGCCTACTAAAAGAGCCATGAGTGTGCGTTCGGTAAGAACACCAAATCTTAGAAGAGATGAAATTTCTCGAGAAAGTCGTGAAATTAGAGAATTAAATCGTTTAAATTCACATCACAATATGCCCAGAGGTAAATCCATGCCAAACTCAAATGCTCGAACAAGAGCAAAATCCGTCGATCCACGTCTAACGGCTGCCCAGTTTGAAGAAGTAGATGAGGAGGTTGTACGCAAAACTCCCATCATATCAAATCGTTATGCCATTGTTGAAATGGAACATCGTGAGTCGAGAAATAAATCGTATTTAAGAAGTCAATCTATGCCCAGATCTGCTAtgcacaaaaacaatttaaatcatGCACCACACTCCAGACACTACGACGATGATATGACCAATCATGTTAACAATCACCAGGGAAATCAACGTCATCAACAGCCTAGAAGAGGCAGTTTAGGTAGACAGACCTCATTGGGACCGCCAGTAACAAATTCACGATACGGCAATCATTTAGAACTGCCCGAGTTAAGCAATCATCGTGGGCAACGCATGAAAAGAGGTGTTTCTCCCAGACGTCATGACATCTATGAGGAAGATTATGATGAGTCATTCTTAGAGGAACCAGAAGAGCATATACATATGAGTCGCAGAGGTAGGGATTATGATGATATGGAATATTATTCACCCAGATCATCGAGTCATCGTAAGAGAAGTCCTCGTAAGGAAAAACAAg aacgTTTGCCGCCCTCACCACGCATTATGTCACCCATGGGCTTTGCGGTTAAAAGACAAGTACGAAGACGTCCTAGTTTCGATTATGAGGATGATTCCCAATATGGCGATGAATGGAGTGATTATTATGGTGATATATCACCCAAAGATCGTCCTGTGCCTATATGGCTATGTGTTTTTCTTGTTATCAGTTATATATTGGGCGGAGCAGCTTTATTTGCCTACTGGGAAGAGTGGTCTTTTCTAGATTCAGCctacttttgttttataactttaacAACAATAG GTTTTGGTGATTTTGTACCCGCTAAAGGTGTCAAAGATGAATCAGAACAATCTATAGCGTATTGTTCGTTATATTTACTCTTTGGCATAGCTTTATTAGCCATGAGTTTTAATTTAGTACAAGAGGAGTTTATAGCAAATGTTAAAGAAGTAGCCAGACGTTTGGGTATTTTAAAAGATGAAGATGATGAAGAGGAATAA
- the LOC124419997 gene encoding collagen alpha-2(IV) chain, protein MQKLNNILILTLLMLNVCYAQDKWIWSKAKSNQKVRGYYPLADKRVYYTEDQYARAERDREPTTKRPLPGQPQNDDIDDYPDANDEPTKQNSPYPPGVIGNPRFGGNFNGFGNFPQIGAVGGGGYPGNIPNGILVGPGGPTGIIGRPQGQYPAGVAPPNFPLPQNGYPGNPVTPNFPGASVNSNPGYPGYNGLNNGFGQYPGQPSYANPNNPQQFAGSAQYPQYPQQPQYPGEQYPQHPQYTEGYGLANLNPGFNVNPGLNVNPGFNGNFNPNYGIGYDEYPAQVEGKSARVKAIDKKVDDKVAKNLKKL, encoded by the coding sequence atgcagaaattaaataatatattaatattaacgttattaatgttaaatgtttgttaCGCCCAAGATAAATGGATTTGGTCTAAagcaaaatcaaatcaaaaagtGCGCGGTTATTATCCTTTAGCAGATAAACGTGTGTATTATACGGAAGATCAATATGCTAGAGCAGAACGTGATCGAGAGCCTACAACAAAACGTCCCCTGCCGGGTCAACCTCAAAATGATGATATCGATGATTATCCTGATGCAAATGATGAACCCACTAAGCAAAATAGTCCTTATCCACCGGGTGTGATTGGGAATCCCCGTTTTGGTGGAAATTTTAATGGTTTTGGTAATTTTCCACAAATTGGAGctgttggtggtggtggttATCCCGGCAACATACCTAATGGTATTCTAGTGGGTCCTGGAGGACCAACTGGCATTATTGGCAGACCACAAGGGCAATATCCAGCTGGTGTCGCACCCCCTAACTTTCCTCTTCCCCAAAATGGTTATCCTGGAAATCCTGTAACACCAAACTTTCCGGGTGCCTCAGTAAATAGTAATCCAGGTTATCCTGGCTATAATGGTCTGAACAATGGATTCGGACAATATCCCGGACAACCTTCCTATGCAAATCCTAATAACCCCCAACAATTTGCTGGCAGTGCTCAGTATCCCCAATATCCTCAACAACCTCAATATCCCGGTGAACAATATCCTCAACATCCCCAATACACCGAAGGCTATGGCTTGGCAAATCTTAATCCTGGATTTAATGTCAATCCCGGTTTAAATGTTAATCCAGGATTTAATGGTAATTTCAATCCTAACTATGGCATTGGCTATGATGAATACCCTGCACAGGTGGAGGGTAAAAGTGCTCGTGTTAAAGCCATCGACAAGAAAGTAGACGATAAAGTGGCGAAAAATCTCAAGAAATTATAA
- the LOC111683121 gene encoding kinesin-like protein Klp61F: MRMDTSGQNASHTQPPSRKTNQNIQVYVRVRPLNARERCLRSAEIIEVISPKEIVTRHTLESKLTKKFTFDRAFGSDSKQVDVYTAVVSPLIDEVLSGYNCTVFAYGQTGTGKTHTMVGNQCAELKSSWEDDSDIGIIPRALCHLFDELRMMKVEFSMRISYLELYNEELCDLLSSDESTAKIRIYDDSTKKGSVIIQGLEEIPVHSKDDVYKLLEKGKERRKTAATLMNAQSSRSHTVFSILVHIKENGIDGEEMLKIGKLNLVDLAGSENASKAGNEKGIRTRETVNINQSLLTLGRVITALVERTPHIPYRESKLTRLLQESLGGRTKTSIIATISPGHKDIEETLSTLEYAHRAKNIQNKPEVNQKLTKKIILKEYTEEIDKLKRDLMAARDKNGIYLAEETYTEMTLKMDSQNRELNEKMLLLKALKDELSSKEKIFNEVSLNLVEKTEELNKIEKNLMKTTGALIETKKVLTTTKRRYKEKKVLLESHVKTEETLKNQATKIMEVADIATKDTEALHKTIERRKDVDVKIQSACERFAERMNDNFELLDDNLKQLQNQQHTCSHDILQELDKITFVQSDLLDHTKKKLHDIDNLCDHFLTKSSSLEEFFTNSFQQLNDEQKSNVLRILEEIKEKEHKFQQQIKENLSSLEVYNEQQKSSLDSMRERIIEKFTLNKTELEKHTDKVNATIEDIKQKSLENLKELQKINSNLNEERCLMEEEQKLMEEFQKSMKALQEKRTKCNDNIGDNVKNLENCQQHIINTSQGTSVLNQKYLNNRTAECKENCSLVDSLTAQAELCIDQSVAKCSTINVQLDNMLQETVKQTHLISQGQTKYHQDLIQSTQHYENESKRLRLENCTKLKINTEKITLTLEDHAKCVKDHLNTLKNTNATQQTSLRDYTQLYKQQMTHCVNDLESFRRSELKTYTATGATPSKKEFSYPRVLAETSPHTRIVKRFRQENEWSDLDTTVPIDEESEGDIEDGIISIHDISDAETILNSTPKCSSNKKRTSNQLKVQQNGLSKPNSRSNSRSNSPYLKENKENIA, from the exons ATGAGAATGGATACTTCTGGGCAAAATGCGAGCCATACGCAGCCACCATCacgaaaaacaaatcaaaatatacAAGTTTATGTGCGCGTCAG ACCCCTTAATGCTCGTGAAAGATGCTTACGTTCTGCAGAAATTATTGAAGTAATATCTCCTAAGGAAATTGTTACTCGTCATACGTTGGAATCGAAATTGACAAAAAAGTTTACTTTCGATCGGGCATTTGGTTCAGATTCCAAACAAGTTGATGTCTATACAGCTGTGGTCAGTCCTTTAATCGATGAGGTGCTTTCCGGCTATAATTGTACAGTGTTTGCATATGGACAAACGGGTACGGGAAAAACTCATACCATGGTGGGTAATCAATGTGCTGAATTAAAGTCATCATGGGAGGAT GATTCTGATATTGGTATCATACCACGAGCCTTATGTCATCTTTTCGATGAATTACGCATGATGAAAGTAGAATTTTCTATGCGCATTTCCTATTTGGAATTGTACAATGAGGAACTATGTGATTTACTCTCTTCCGATGAGAGTACCGCCAAAATACGTATCTATGATGATAGCACCAAAAAAGGTTCAGTTATCATACAAGGCTTAGAGGAAATTCCTGTACACAGCAAAGATGATGTCTATAAACTGTTGGAAAAGGGCAAAGAACGTCGTAAAACTGCAGCCACTTTAATGAATGCCCAATCTTCGCGTTCTCACACAGTATTCTCAATATTAGTTCACATTAAAGAGAATGGTATTGATGGTgaggaaatgttaaaaattggcaaattgaATTTAGTTGATTTGGCTGGTAGTGAAAATGCTTCAAAGGCTGGTAATGAAAAGGGTATACGTACCAGAGAAACGGTTAATATTAATCAAAGTTTGCTGACTTTGGGTCGTGTTATCACTGCTTTGGTGGAAAGGACACCACATATACCATATCGTGAATCAAAGCTGACACGTTTATTGCAGGAATCATTGG GTGGTCGCACAAAAACTTCCATTATCGCTACCATATCTCCAGGTCACAAGGACATTGAAGAAACCCTCAGCACCCTAGAATATGCACATCGTGCCaagaatattcaaaataaaccCGAAGTAAATCAAAAACTAACAAAGAAAATCATTCTTAAAGAATACACCGAAGAAATTGATAAACTTAAACGTGACCTAATGGCAGCAAGAGATAAAAATGGTATTTATTTAGCCGAAGAAACCTACACCGAAATGACTCTTAAAATGGATTCACAAAATCgtgaactaaatgaaaaaatgcTTCTGTTAAAGGCCCTTAAAGATGAATTATCCTCAAAggagaaaattttcaatgaagtCAGTTTAAATCTAGTGGAGAAAACAGAAGaacttaataaaatagaaaagaatctTATGAAAACAACCGGAGCTCTAATCGAAACGAAAAAGGTTTTGACCACCACTAAAAGACGTTACAAGgaaaagaaagttttattaGAGTCTCATGTAAAAACAgaagaaactttaaaaaatcaagcaacaaaaataatggAAGTAGCCGATATAGCCACAAAAGATACAGAAGCTTTGCAT aaaactattGAGCGACGCAAAGATGTGGATGTTAAAATACAAAGTGCCTGTGAAAGATTTGCCGAACGCATGAATGATAATTTCGAATTATTAGATGATAATCTTAAGCAGTTGCAAAATCAACAACACACTTGTTCTCATGACATTCTACAAGAATTAG acaaaatcacctttgttcaATCAGATCTCTTGGACCatacaaaaaagaaacttcATGACATTGATAATTTATGTGAtcatttcttaacaaaatccTCTTCTCTTGaagaatttttcacaaattcttTTCAACAACTAAATGATGAACAAAAATCCAATGTTTTAAGAATATTAGAAGAAATCAAAGAAAAAGAACacaaatttcaacaacaaattaaagaaaatctttcgtcTCTTGAAGTATACAATGAACAGCAAAAATCTTCTTTAGATTCTATGCGTGAACGTATAATtgagaaatttactttaaataaaactgaattagaaaaaCATACGGACAAAGTAAATGCCACTATAGAGGATATTAAACAgaaatctttagaaaatttaaaagaactaCAGAAAATCAATAGTAATTTAAATGAGGAACGTTGTTTAATGGAAGAAGAGCAAAAACTTATGGAAGAATTCCAAAAGAGTATGAAGGCTTTACAAGAAAAACGCACTAAATGCAATGACAATATAGGTGACAATgttaaaaatcttgaaaattgtcAACAACACATCATTAACACTTCTCAAGGGACCTCAGTTTTAaatcaaaagtatttaaataatcgTACTGCAGAGTGTAAAGAAAATTGTTCTCTCGTTGATTCATTAACCGCCCAGGCTGAACTTTGTATAGATCAAAGTGTTGCCAAATGTTCGACCATTAATGTTCAACTGGATAACATGCTACAGGAAACGGTCAAACAAACTCATCTTATATCTCAGGGACAAACAAAATATCATCAAGATCTCATCCAGAGCACACAACATTATGAAAACGAAAGTAAACGTTTACGTTtagaaaattgtacaaaattaaaaataaacacagagaAAATTACTCTTACTTTGGAGGATCATGCAAAATGTGTTAAGGATCATTTGAATACATTGAAAAATACTAATGCTACACAGCAAACATCCCTTAGAGATTATACACAATTGTATAAACAACAAATGACTCATTGTGTTAATGATTTGGAATCGTTTAGACGTAGTGAATTGAAAACGTATACAGCGACAGGAGCTACACCTTCGAAAAAGGAATTCTCTTATCCGAGAGTGCTGGCGGAAACCTCACCACATACTCGCATTGTGAAACGTTTTCGTCAGGAGAATGAATGGTCAGATTTGGATACCACCGTGCCAATTGATGAG GAAAGTGAAGGTGACATTGAGGATGGCATTATTTCCATACACGATATATCCGATGCAGAAACGATTTTAAACTCAACGCCCAAATGCTCAAGTAATAAAAAACGCACTTCCAATCAACTTAAAGTACAGCAAAATGGTCTCTCGAAACCCAATTCACGTAGTAATTCACGCAGCAATTCACCCTATTTAAAG gaAAACAAGGAAAATATTgcgtaa
- the LOC111683120 gene encoding thyroid transcription factor 1-associated protein 26, translated as MLIRRSFKTKRELNRIYKSLKKVYLFNKNHTKMVNTNKANHTKTKPFTKPQHTNKNKSGGRGTGGGAPYKKPAHGKAAFVKSKEAQRHERAKKFQERQALRAQKQKELEEERAKAKKEKEEKIKQYKKKRLEKTKAISKRTQRGQPLMKDRMQLLLKQIQEMKKNG; from the exons ATGCTAATAAGAAGAAGTTTCAAAACAAAGCgtgaattaaatagaatttataaaagtttaaaaaaagtttatttatttaataagaaccATACTAAAATGGTTAATACAAATAAAGCTAATCATACCAAAACAAAACCCTTCACAAAACCCCAACATACTAATAAGAATAAAAGCGGTGGACGAGGTACAGGTGGTGGAGCTCCATACAAAAAGCCAGCACATGGTAAAGCAGCTTTTGTAAAATCCAAGGAGGCCCAGAGACAT gAACGTGCCAAAAAATTCCAAGAACGTCAGGCCTTAAGagctcaaaaacaaaaagaactgGAGGAGGAACGTGCTAAAGCTAAAAAGGAAAAGGAAGAAAAgattaaacaatacaaaaagaaaCGTTTGGAGAAGACTAAAGCCATTAGTAAAAGAACACAACGTGGTCAGCCTTTAATGAAGGATCGTATGCAATTGTTATTGAAACAGATAcaagaaatgaaaaagaatggataa
- the LOC111683128 gene encoding uncharacterized protein LOC111683128, with protein sequence MAQNFLFMFEFVVDDLIVTKPNYCAPEEFPTCCEVSFRNSVFVSICDREFGQCLDPCMPKCGKSCLFSLETPISDSDKLHVHIYKKKTEQCKFLIGCTDLPIKGVFDKVMENFNIENPNWQDVSAKHVKTLPNPKETKKSTEIVDNDCDSYEEGRREQLCPTSELTKQLLPLFNLKGCQTGNVVLLIRLVAIGPAIVSSFTFSRICNAGCDKKAPSCGPMIRPSGNGKEACDATCSRAVGGMENDNVRNRGGHGNENPSVSKQNKPNNGCVPLRDPCHREIKKPICQRYFACNADKGNPCDEIEDECERSAKCKEYNQKMSCCPQSEQSNNCSCDEYMDECEAENPCSIDPFKCEPCSADTCDDCVKDPCSPCGQCIQPCFQTPRLPDPGPEAYDEFEACLNGSGLVIRVLKDTHQVENICDGTEEFNDDNASDCNGKENNHLSDCSLSNLMQRSNFARNHIKRRTGGHIINHPDLPKIRANIKYSGNDNCDVENYHVPYSKIKSYCDNQNNKIDNYRSHRAKLNRYDEPKHPKDEKNCCVQVDRQDIRNIMKGLEVDTRKKGIEVCYKTCEETDSDVFLVKLGSKQKSERKKNNIEIELKTPKLPVTLPKQHVTTETQINEKELDAALAGVCNGKKGKGGKGKKKKK encoded by the exons atggCGCAAAATTTCCTGTTCATGTTTGAATTTGTGGTCGATGATCTGATCGTTACAAAACCAAACTATTGCGCTCCCGAAGAATTTCCCACATGCTGTGAAGTATCATTTCGCAATAGTGTATTTGTATCGATCTGTGATCGTGAATTTGGCCAATGTCTAGATCCTTGCATGCCCAAATGTGGCAAAAGTTGTTTATTCTCATTGGAAACTCCTATTAGTGACAGCGACAAATTGCATGTGCAcatctacaaaaagaaaacggAACAGTGTAAGTTTTTAATTGGCTGTACGGATTTGCCCATTAAAGGTGTTTTCGATAAGGTTATGGAAAATTTCAACATTGAGAATCCTAATTGGCAGGATGTAAGTGCTAAGCACGTAAAGACACTACCTAATCCTAAGGAAACGAAAAAATCTACCGAAATAGTAGACAATGATTGTGATTCCTATGAGGAGGGACGCCGAGAACAATTATGTCCCACTTCGGAACTGACCAAACAACTATTGCCTCTGTTTAACTTGAAAGGTTGCCAAACGGGCAATGTAGTTTTACTTATACGTCTAGTGGCCATTGGTCCAGCCATAGTTTCCTCATTTACATTTTCTCGCATCTGCAATGCGGGTTGTGATAAGAAAGCTCCGAGTTGTGGACCCATGATAAGACCCAGTGGTAATGGTAAAGAAGCTTGTGATGCTACCTGTAGTCGTGCTGTTGGCGGCATGGAAAATGATAACGTACGAAATAGAGGAGGACACGGAAATGAAAATCCGAGTGTTAGCAAACAGAATAAACCTAATAATGGTTGTGTACCTTTAAGAGATCCGTGTCATAGGGAAATTAAGAAACCCATATGTCAGCGTTATTTTGCCTGTAATGCCGACAAGGGCAACCCTTGTGATGAGATCGAAGACGAGTGTGAAAGAT CGGCAAAATGTAAAGAATACAACCAAAAAATGAGTTGCTGTCCACAATCGGAACAATCAAATAATTGTTCCTGTGATGAATACATGGACGAATGTGAGGCAG aaaatccCTGTTCTATTGATCCTTTCAAATGTGAACCATGTTCAGCAGATACTTGTGATGATTGTGTTAAAGACCCCTGTTCACCATGTGGTCAATGTATACAGCCCTGTTTTCAGACCCCACGTCTACCCGATCCCGGACCAGAAGCTTATGATGAATTTGAGGCCTGTCTAAATGGCAGTGGTCTGGTTATACGGGTACTCAAAGATACCCATCAAGTGGAGAATATTTGCGATGGTACAGAGGAATTCAACGATGATAATGCCAGTGATTGTAACGGAAag GAAAATAATCACCTCTCCGATTGTAGTCTATCAAACTTAATGCAACGCAGTAATTTCGCACGTAATCATATAAAACGTCGTACAGGAGGACATATTATCAATCATCCAGATTTACCAAAAATTCgtgcaaatattaaatattcggGTAATGATAATTGTGATGTGGAAAATTATCATGTACCCTATTCGAAAATTAAATCATATTGTGAtaatcaaaacaataaaatcgaTAACTATCGTAGTCATCGTGCAAAACTTAATCGTTATGACGAGCCAAAACATCCGAAGGATGAGAAAAATTGCTGCGTTCAAGTTGATCGTCAAGATATTCGAAATATTATGAAGGGTCTGGAAGTTGATACACGTAAAAAGGGTATTGAG GTTTGTTACAAAACCTGCGAAGAAACCGATAGCGATGTATTTCTAGTGAAATTGGGGAGCAAACAAAAAAGTGAACGTAAGaagaataatattgaaattgaaTTAAAGACACCAAAATTGCCAGTTACATTGCCCAAACAACATGTAACCACGGAGACACAAATCAATGAAAAAGAATTGGATGCTGCTCTGGCCGGCGTCTGTAATGGAAAGAAAGGCAAAGGTGGAAAGggaaagaagaaaaagaagtaG